Proteins encoded within one genomic window of Streptomyces profundus:
- a CDS encoding phytoene desaturase family protein gives MPSRSRYDVVIVGGGHNGLVAAAYLARAGRRVVVLERLDAVGGAAVSGAPFPGVAARLSRFAYLVSLLPQRIVGDLGLRLELRRRPFASYTPTTRGGRPTGLLVGDGEQRVRDSFARLTGDEREYLAWREFYAATGRLAGRVFPTLTEPLPSRAELRARVDDAPLWEALFERPLGETIEKRFTDDLVRGVVLTDALIGTFSDAHDPSLAQNRCFLYHVIGQGTGDWDVPVGGMGAVTDALLGAALAAGAEIAVGHEVTELATDGRTVEVTYHADGGEGRLGADQALVNASPSELARLLGEPAPPAPEGSQFKVNMLLTRLPALRDPAVDPREAFAGTFHIAEGYGELATAYAEAAEGRLPSKPPSEVYCHSLTDPSILPADLAAAGYQTLTLFGLHTPERLFAGDGQRQRKVRDALLAATTRALDEHLAEPIADCLAVDSGGRPCVEAKTPRDLERELRLPGGHIFHGDLAFPWRETGRDGPGDRWGVATGHPNVLLCGAGAVRGGGVSGVGGHNAAMAALGR, from the coding sequence ATGCCCTCTCGCTCCCGGTATGACGTGGTGATCGTCGGGGGTGGCCACAACGGACTGGTGGCCGCCGCGTATCTGGCCCGGGCCGGCCGACGGGTGGTGGTGCTGGAGCGGTTGGACGCCGTGGGCGGCGCCGCCGTCTCCGGCGCCCCGTTCCCCGGGGTCGCCGCCCGGCTGTCCCGCTTCGCCTACCTGGTCAGCCTGCTGCCGCAGCGCATCGTGGGGGACCTGGGGCTGCGCCTTGAGCTGCGGCGGCGTCCGTTCGCCTCCTACACCCCGACGACGCGCGGGGGGCGGCCGACCGGGCTGCTCGTCGGCGACGGGGAGCAGCGGGTGCGCGACTCGTTCGCCCGGCTGACCGGGGACGAGCGGGAGTACCTGGCCTGGCGGGAGTTCTACGCCGCCACCGGGCGGCTGGCGGGCCGGGTGTTCCCCACCCTGACCGAGCCGCTGCCGAGCCGGGCGGAGCTGCGGGCCAGGGTCGACGACGCCCCGCTCTGGGAGGCGCTCTTCGAACGGCCGCTGGGCGAGACGATCGAGAAGCGGTTCACGGACGACCTGGTGCGCGGGGTGGTGCTCACCGACGCGTTGATCGGCACCTTCTCGGATGCCCACGACCCCTCCCTGGCGCAGAACCGCTGCTTCCTCTACCACGTGATCGGGCAGGGCACCGGCGACTGGGACGTGCCGGTGGGTGGCATGGGCGCGGTGACCGACGCGCTGCTCGGCGCCGCCCTCGCGGCGGGCGCCGAGATCGCGGTCGGCCACGAGGTGACGGAGCTGGCGACGGACGGGCGCACGGTGGAGGTGACCTATCACGCCGACGGGGGCGAGGGGCGGCTCGGCGCGGACCAGGCGCTGGTGAACGCCTCCCCCAGCGAGCTGGCCCGGCTGCTCGGCGAGCCGGCGCCGCCGGCCCCCGAGGGGTCCCAGTTCAAGGTGAACATGCTGCTCACCCGGCTGCCCGCGCTGCGGGACCCGGCCGTGGACCCGCGCGAGGCGTTCGCCGGGACGTTCCATATCGCCGAGGGGTACGGGGAGTTGGCGACGGCGTACGCCGAGGCGGCCGAGGGCCGGCTGCCGTCGAAGCCGCCGAGCGAGGTGTACTGCCACTCGCTGACCGACCCGTCGATCCTCCCCGCCGACCTGGCCGCCGCCGGCTACCAGACGTTGACGCTGTTCGGGCTGCACACCCCCGAGCGGCTCTTCGCCGGCGACGGGCAGCGGCAACGGAAGGTGCGGGACGCGCTGTTGGCCGCGACGACGCGGGCGCTCGACGAGCATCTCGCCGAGCCGATCGCGGACTGCCTGGCGGTGGACTCGGGGGGCCGGCCCTGTGTGGAGGCGAAGACCCCGCGCGATCTGGAGCGCGAGCTGCGGCTGCCCGGCGGCCATATCTTCCACGGCGATCTGGCGTTCCCCTGGCGGGAGACCGGGCGGGACGGGCCGGGTGACCGCTGGGGGGTGGCGACCGGCCACCCGAACGTCCTGCTGTGCGGCGCCGGCGCGGTGCGCGGTGGCGGGGTCAGCGGGGTGGGCGGGCACAACGCGGCGATGGCGGCGCTGGGGCGGTGA
- a CDS encoding ABC transporter transmembrane domain-containing protein, translating into MQIRDLPHTDPGQPDVRSGFRFLVWLFRRQLGGQAKALGWGTLHIAAIASLPIATGLAISAVVDGSGRRLLATGLLLLTITLVMAFADTMLHRAAVTNWITAAARVQQLLARHTAELGGVLTRRVAAGEVVKVSTGDVEKIGWFVETFSRFAAAVVVTLSVCAGLVWYEPRLGLLVAGGVAAVALSVFPLLPAATRRADFERGKSGRATELASDTVAGLRVLRGIGGEELFLSRYRRASQEVRAASVRNARMWSLIDALQVVLPGLLLIAVVWQGATLALDGRLSPGELVTVYGAVTFLMFPLRLFTEMAMAFTFSRPSAKRAVRVLGLRRELSDGPASPVASDAPLSGDLTDPATGLCAAEGRLTAVVCGDPDAAERLAERLGGHPALPQEEPSARLGGVPLNEVALAEARTAVLVQDKDPVLLSGTLAELLDVPSSGRTDAKAALAAAHCHDVLEALSRATRDGSRDPMRGAITERARSLSGGQRQRLALARSLITDPEVLVLDEPTSAVDAHTEAGIADGLRESRAGRTTVVFTSSPLMLDRADEVVFVHEGSVIASGTHRELLRGAPAYRAVVTREVTSAREAEHGSENVHLAEESA; encoded by the coding sequence ATGCAGATTCGCGATCTTCCGCACACCGACCCCGGCCAGCCGGACGTGAGGTCGGGTTTTCGTTTTCTGGTCTGGCTCTTCCGCCGCCAACTCGGCGGCCAGGCCAAGGCCCTGGGATGGGGCACACTCCACATCGCGGCCATCGCCAGCCTGCCGATCGCCACGGGTCTCGCGATCTCGGCGGTGGTGGACGGCTCCGGCCGACGGCTCCTGGCCACGGGGCTGCTGTTGCTGACCATCACGCTGGTGATGGCCTTCGCCGACACCATGCTGCACCGCGCCGCGGTGACCAACTGGATCACGGCTGCCGCACGCGTGCAGCAGTTGCTCGCGCGGCACACCGCCGAGCTGGGCGGGGTGCTCACCCGCCGGGTGGCGGCCGGCGAGGTGGTGAAGGTCTCCACCGGGGACGTGGAGAAGATTGGCTGGTTCGTCGAGACGTTCTCGCGTTTCGCCGCCGCCGTGGTGGTCACGCTCTCCGTCTGCGCCGGGCTTGTCTGGTACGAGCCGCGGCTCGGGCTGCTGGTCGCGGGCGGGGTGGCGGCCGTGGCGCTGAGCGTCTTCCCGCTGCTGCCCGCGGCCACCCGCCGCGCGGACTTCGAGCGGGGCAAGTCGGGACGGGCCACCGAGCTGGCCTCGGACACCGTGGCCGGGCTGCGGGTGCTGCGCGGGATCGGGGGCGAGGAGCTGTTCCTCAGCCGCTACCGCAGGGCCTCCCAGGAGGTCAGGGCCGCCTCGGTCCGCAACGCCCGGATGTGGTCGCTGATCGACGCCCTACAGGTGGTGCTGCCGGGGCTGCTGCTGATCGCGGTGGTCTGGCAGGGCGCCACGCTGGCGCTCGACGGGCGGCTGAGCCCGGGCGAGTTGGTGACCGTCTACGGGGCCGTCACCTTTCTGATGTTCCCACTCCGTCTGTTCACCGAGATGGCGATGGCCTTCACCTTCTCCCGTCCCTCCGCCAAGCGTGCGGTGCGGGTGCTGGGGCTGCGCCGGGAGCTGTCCGACGGGCCGGCGTCCCCGGTGGCGTCGGACGCGCCGCTCAGCGGTGACCTGACCGACCCGGCCACCGGGCTGTGCGCCGCCGAGGGGCGTCTGACCGCCGTGGTCTGTGGGGACCCGGACGCCGCCGAGCGGCTGGCCGAGCGCCTGGGCGGGCATCCGGCCCTGCCGCAGGAGGAGCCGTCCGCGCGGCTCGGCGGCGTGCCGCTGAACGAGGTCGCGCTGGCCGAGGCGCGCACGGCTGTGCTGGTCCAGGACAAGGACCCGGTGCTGCTCTCCGGCACGCTGGCGGAGCTGCTGGACGTCCCCTCGTCGGGGCGGACCGACGCCAAGGCCGCGCTGGCCGCGGCGCACTGCCACGACGTGTTGGAGGCGCTGTCCCGGGCGACCAGGGACGGCAGCCGCGATCCGATGCGCGGGGCGATCACCGAGCGGGCCCGTTCGCTCTCCGGCGGCCAGCGGCAGCGGCTGGCACTGGCCCGCTCGCTGATCACCGACCCGGAGGTGCTGGTCCTCGACGAGCCGACCTCGGCCGTCGACGCGCACACGGAGGCCGGGATCGCCGACGGGCTACGGGAGTCGCGGGCCGGGCGCACCACCGTGGTGTTCACCTCCAGCCCGCTGATGCTGGACCGCGCCGACGAGGTGGTCTTCGTACACGAGGGCAGCGTGATCGCCTCCGGAACGCACCGGGAACTGCTGCGCGGGGCGCCCGCCTACCGGGCCGTCGTCACCCGTGAGGTGACGAGCGCCCGCGAGGCTGAGCACGGGTCAGAGAACGTCCACCTTGCCGAGGAGTCCGCATGA
- a CDS encoding DUF6886 family protein, which produces MRPATGEVLHFSEDPDIRIFRPHLSASAQRMEALVWAVDAARAPDYWFPRQCPRAMVWARPSSSRADRRRLIGDGGGERVHAIEYGWLPALQQVELFAYRLPAAPFRPSGAPNSHALVAREEVAPLGPAERVGDLLALHRAAGIQLRLYDNLWPFWDAAVGSSLGHSAIRMRNARPRPTPDDPRRPSAPHPPTLIG; this is translated from the coding sequence ATGCGACCTGCAACAGGTGAGGTCCTCCACTTCTCCGAGGATCCCGACATCCGAATCTTCCGCCCGCACCTGTCGGCCAGCGCCCAGCGGATGGAGGCCCTGGTCTGGGCCGTCGACGCCGCCCGCGCCCCGGACTACTGGTTCCCCCGGCAGTGCCCCCGGGCCATGGTCTGGGCCCGGCCCAGCAGTTCCCGGGCCGACCGCCGTCGCCTGATCGGCGACGGCGGCGGCGAGCGCGTGCACGCCATCGAGTACGGCTGGCTGCCGGCCCTGCAACAGGTCGAACTCTTCGCCTACCGGCTGCCCGCCGCCCCCTTCCGCCCCAGCGGCGCACCGAACTCGCACGCCCTGGTGGCCAGGGAGGAGGTCGCCCCGCTGGGTCCCGCCGAACGCGTGGGGGACCTGCTCGCGCTGCACCGCGCGGCCGGCATCCAACTGCGGCTCTACGACAACCTCTGGCCGTTCTGGGACGCGGCCGTCGGCAGCAGCCTCGGCCACAGCGCGATCCGGATGCGCAACGCCCGGCCACGGCCGACCCCGGACGATCCCCGGCGTCCGTCCGCCCCGCACCCACCGACGCTGATCGGCTGA
- a CDS encoding ABC transporter ATP-binding protein: protein MIGVRPPEYDPASNEHTTTLPVAGRATVSTYVRELLRRHRRAFAILIAVNAAAVLASMVGPILLGNVVQGLADGERELNLGRDLSVFAVALALQAVFVRMVRLRGAVLGERMLADLREDFLVRSVALPPGVLERAGTGDLLARINTDVDRLSTAMREALPQMSIAVVWAGLLMGGIVAVAPALGLAILLALPLLLGVCVWYFRRAPAGYRSEAAGYAAVAAALAETVDAGRTIESHRLERERIALSDRRVREWTQWERYTLWLRSVLIPAINVYHASLLSGVLLLGGWFVIEGWMSVGQLTTGALLSQLMVEPVGMILRWMDELQVARVSLARLVGVREVGEDEGDPSLAPEGRDLVADEVRFGYEADVDVLHDVSLGVPAGTRIALVGPSGAGKSTLGRLLAGIYGPRTGSVTLGDTRLSAMTAERVRERVALVNQEHHVFVGPLRDNLLLARADASDAELWAALGAVDADEWVRELPEALDTEVGSGALTVTPARAQQIALARLVLADPHTLVLDEATSLLDPRAARHLERSLGRVLEGRTVVAIAHRLHTAHDADVIAVVESGRITELGSHDELVAADGAYAALWRSWHG, encoded by the coding sequence ATGATCGGCGTCAGACCGCCGGAGTACGACCCGGCCAGCAACGAGCACACGACGACCCTGCCGGTGGCGGGGCGGGCGACGGTGAGCACCTATGTGCGCGAGCTGCTGCGCCGCCACCGACGGGCCTTCGCGATCCTGATCGCGGTCAACGCGGCGGCGGTGCTGGCCTCGATGGTGGGCCCCATTCTGCTGGGGAACGTGGTGCAGGGGCTCGCGGACGGGGAACGTGAGCTGAACCTGGGACGCGACCTGTCGGTGTTCGCGGTGGCGCTCGCGCTCCAGGCGGTCTTCGTCCGGATGGTGCGGCTGAGGGGTGCTGTGCTGGGCGAGCGGATGCTGGCGGATCTGCGGGAGGACTTCCTGGTCCGCTCGGTGGCCCTGCCGCCCGGCGTGTTGGAGCGCGCGGGCACCGGGGATCTGCTGGCCCGGATCAACACGGATGTGGACCGGCTGTCCACGGCGATGCGCGAGGCGCTGCCGCAGATGTCCATCGCGGTGGTCTGGGCCGGGCTGCTGATGGGCGGCATCGTGGCCGTCGCCCCCGCGCTGGGTCTGGCGATCCTGCTGGCGCTGCCGCTGCTGCTGGGCGTGTGCGTCTGGTATTTCCGGCGGGCGCCGGCGGGCTATCGGTCGGAGGCGGCGGGCTACGCCGCGGTGGCCGCCGCGCTGGCGGAGACGGTGGACGCCGGGCGGACCATCGAGTCGCACCGTCTTGAGCGGGAGCGGATCGCGCTCTCCGACCGACGAGTTCGGGAATGGACTCAATGGGAGCGGTACACGCTCTGGCTGCGATCGGTCCTGATCCCGGCGATCAACGTCTACCACGCCTCGTTGTTGAGCGGGGTGCTGCTGCTCGGTGGCTGGTTCGTCATCGAGGGCTGGATGTCCGTGGGGCAGCTGACCACGGGGGCCCTGTTGTCGCAGCTGATGGTGGAGCCGGTGGGGATGATCCTGCGGTGGATGGACGAGTTGCAGGTGGCCCGGGTCTCGTTGGCGCGGCTGGTCGGGGTGCGGGAGGTCGGGGAGGACGAGGGGGATCCCTCGCTGGCGCCCGAGGGGCGGGATCTGGTGGCCGACGAGGTGCGCTTCGGGTACGAGGCGGACGTCGACGTGCTGCACGACGTGTCCCTGGGGGTTCCCGCCGGGACCAGGATCGCGCTGGTGGGTCCTTCCGGCGCCGGGAAGTCCACGCTGGGTCGGCTGCTGGCGGGGATCTACGGTCCGCGCACCGGTTCGGTGACCCTCGGGGACACCCGGCTGTCCGCGATGACGGCCGAGCGGGTGCGCGAGCGGGTGGCCCTGGTGAACCAGGAGCACCATGTGTTCGTCGGCCCGCTGCGGGACAACCTGCTGCTGGCCAGGGCCGACGCCTCGGACGCGGAGCTGTGGGCGGCGCTCGGCGCGGTGGACGCGGACGAGTGGGTGCGGGAGCTGCCGGAGGCGCTGGACACCGAGGTGGGCTCCGGCGCGCTGACGGTGACCCCGGCGCGGGCTCAGCAGATCGCGCTGGCGCGACTGGTGTTGGCGGATCCGCACACCCTGGTGCTGGACGAGGCGACCTCGCTGCTCGACCCGCGTGCGGCGCGGCATCTGGAGCGGTCGCTGGGCCGGGTGCTGGAGGGGCGGACGGTGGTCGCCATCGCGCACCGGCTGCACACCGCGCATGACGCGGATGTGATCGCGGTGGTGGAGAGCGGGCGGATCACGGAGCTGGGCAGCCATGACGAGCTGGTGGCCGCGGACGGCGCGTATGCCGCGCTGTGGCGGTCCTGGCACGGCTGA
- a CDS encoding LacI family DNA-binding transcriptional regulator, producing MSTTSVSPSEPGNVLMSRGASGPTTLRQVARAADVSMATVSRVLAGNYPVAQRTRQRVLRAVQELDYVANTHARALRGHAVPTIALVVDDLRQEPVARIAHGAEEEAARNGRSCLIGTTQGERERERAVLRAMRQQGAGAVVLIGDGSQDPRHHAELSHIAGSLAASGSRLVFCGRPAPDDAAPATVVEYDNEGGAYAVVSRLLVQGHRRILFLGPTDTTSTTAGRLAGYRRALADFDVPFRSELLAGGGLGRAEARDRLSRRLAGGADFTAVFAVTDPAASGALAALRAAGRRVPEDVSLVGYGDADCATDMLPQLTTVHVPYAELGRTAVRLALGLGAGTVSVADQRALLGTHVVLRDSTAPPPRRPPTDGRR from the coding sequence ATGTCCACCACATCCGTTAGTCCGTCCGAGCCCGGGAACGTCCTGATGTCCCGAGGCGCCTCAGGACCCACCACGCTGCGCCAGGTCGCCCGGGCCGCCGATGTCTCGATGGCCACCGTCTCCCGGGTGCTCGCCGGCAACTACCCGGTGGCGCAACGCACCCGACAACGGGTGCTGAGAGCCGTTCAGGAACTCGACTACGTCGCCAACACCCACGCCCGCGCCCTGCGCGGACACGCCGTCCCGACGATCGCCCTCGTCGTCGACGACCTGCGCCAGGAGCCGGTGGCCAGGATCGCGCACGGCGCCGAGGAGGAGGCCGCCCGCAACGGCCGCAGCTGTCTGATCGGCACCACCCAGGGCGAGCGGGAACGCGAGCGCGCCGTGCTGCGGGCCATGCGCCAACAGGGCGCGGGCGCGGTCGTCCTCATCGGCGACGGATCCCAGGACCCGCGCCACCACGCCGAGTTGTCCCATATCGCCGGCTCGCTCGCCGCCTCCGGATCCCGGCTGGTCTTCTGCGGACGGCCGGCCCCCGACGACGCGGCGCCGGCCACCGTGGTGGAGTACGACAACGAGGGCGGCGCCTACGCCGTGGTCAGCCGTCTGCTGGTCCAGGGACACCGACGCATCCTCTTCCTCGGCCCCACCGACACCACCTCCACCACCGCCGGCCGACTGGCCGGCTACCGCAGGGCGTTGGCCGACTTCGACGTCCCGTTCCGCTCGGAACTGCTCGCCGGCGGCGGCCTCGGGCGCGCCGAGGCGCGCGACCGGCTCTCCCGCCGGCTGGCCGGCGGCGCCGACTTCACGGCCGTCTTCGCCGTCACCGACCCCGCCGCCTCCGGCGCGCTGGCGGCCCTCCGGGCCGCGGGACGCCGCGTCCCCGAGGACGTCTCGCTGGTCGGCTACGGCGACGCCGACTGCGCGACCGACATGCTGCCCCAGCTCACCACCGTCCACGTGCCCTACGCCGAACTCGGCCGCACCGCCGTGCGGTTGGCCCTGGGGCTCGGCGCCGGCACGGTCTCCGTAGCCGACCAACGCGCCCTCCTCGGCACCCATGTGGTGCTCCGCGACTCCACCGCCCCGCCGCCGCGCCGGCCCCCGACCGACGGCCGCCGCTGA
- a CDS encoding glycoside hydrolase family 9 protein, whose amino-acid sequence MSPPGRRSARGRVRVAVLATVALGAGLLLSPSGGEARAEPVAEVAAPEFAYAEALQKSMFFYEAQRSGELPEDNRVSWRGDSALDDGADVGLDLTGGWYDAGDHVKFGLPMAASTTLLAWGGLAAGEGYEQAGQSEYLKSNLRWVNDYFIRAHPEPDVLYAQVGDGAADHQWWGPAEVMPMARPAYRVDADCPGSDVAAETAAAMAASSLLFAEDDPAYAAELVEHAEQLYAFADEHRGVYSDCVPAGDFYRSWSGYQDELVWGAYWLYKATGDAGYLAKAEAEYDALATEPQSELRSYRWTLAWDDKSYGAYALLAMETGDPKYVADANRWLDYWTVGVNGERVRYSPGGQAVLDTWGSLRYAANTSFVALLYSDWLAETDSERAAHYREFGESQIDYALGDNPRGASYVVGFGEDPPRDPHHRTAHGSWTDQLTVPEASRHVLYGALVGGPSAPDDAYEDDRLDYVANEVATDYNAGFSGALAYLTRVYGGAPLPGFPPVEEPDGDEIYVEAGTNGTGDTFTEIRATVRNVSAFPARSLEQTSVRYWFTLDEGVDPEGIALTSGYHECPELESSIVRAAGDLYYAELACAGRSIYPGGQSAHRAEVQFRMTGGPGWDPENDWSYQGLGEEPAVSSYLTVYENDVLVSGTEPAAVVEP is encoded by the coding sequence ATGTCACCACCGGGGCGCCGGTCGGCGCGTGGGCGCGTTCGGGTCGCCGTGTTGGCCACGGTCGCGCTCGGTGCCGGTCTGCTGCTCTCGCCGAGCGGCGGGGAGGCGCGGGCGGAGCCGGTCGCCGAGGTGGCCGCGCCGGAGTTCGCCTATGCGGAGGCGCTGCAGAAGTCGATGTTCTTCTACGAGGCCCAGCGCTCGGGGGAGTTGCCCGAGGACAACCGGGTGAGCTGGCGCGGGGACTCCGCTCTCGACGACGGCGCCGATGTGGGGCTCGACCTCACCGGGGGCTGGTACGACGCGGGCGATCACGTCAAGTTCGGTCTGCCGATGGCCGCTTCGACCACGCTGCTGGCGTGGGGCGGCCTGGCCGCGGGTGAGGGGTACGAGCAGGCAGGGCAGTCGGAGTATCTGAAGAGCAACCTGCGGTGGGTGAACGACTACTTCATCCGGGCGCACCCGGAGCCCGATGTGCTCTACGCGCAGGTCGGCGACGGAGCGGCGGACCACCAGTGGTGGGGGCCGGCCGAGGTGATGCCGATGGCGCGGCCGGCCTACCGGGTGGACGCGGACTGCCCCGGTTCGGATGTGGCGGCCGAGACGGCGGCGGCGATGGCCGCCTCGTCGCTGCTGTTCGCCGAGGACGATCCCGCCTACGCCGCCGAGTTGGTGGAGCACGCGGAGCAGCTGTACGCCTTCGCGGACGAGCACCGCGGCGTCTACTCGGACTGCGTGCCGGCCGGCGACTTCTACCGCTCCTGGTCCGGCTACCAGGACGAACTGGTCTGGGGCGCCTACTGGTTGTACAAGGCGACCGGGGACGCCGGCTATCTGGCCAAGGCCGAGGCCGAGTACGACGCGCTGGCCACCGAGCCGCAGTCGGAGCTGCGCAGCTATCGGTGGACGCTCGCCTGGGACGACAAGTCCTACGGCGCCTACGCGCTGTTGGCGATGGAGACGGGCGATCCGAAGTATGTGGCGGACGCCAACCGCTGGCTCGACTACTGGACGGTGGGGGTGAACGGCGAGCGCGTCCGGTACTCACCGGGCGGCCAGGCCGTGCTCGACACCTGGGGTTCGCTGCGGTATGCCGCCAACACCTCCTTCGTCGCCCTGCTGTACTCGGACTGGCTGGCGGAGACGGACTCCGAACGGGCCGCGCACTACCGCGAGTTCGGAGAGAGCCAGATCGACTACGCGCTGGGTGACAATCCCCGGGGCGCCAGCTATGTGGTGGGGTTCGGGGAGGATCCGCCCCGTGATCCGCACCATCGGACCGCGCACGGCTCCTGGACGGATCAGCTCACCGTGCCCGAGGCCAGCCGTCATGTGCTCTACGGCGCGTTGGTGGGCGGTCCTTCGGCGCCGGACGACGCCTATGAGGACGACCGCCTGGACTATGTGGCCAACGAGGTGGCGACCGACTACAACGCCGGGTTCTCCGGTGCCCTGGCCTATCTGACGCGGGTGTACGGCGGCGCGCCGCTGCCCGGCTTCCCGCCCGTCGAGGAGCCGGACGGCGACGAGATCTATGTCGAGGCCGGTACCAACGGGACGGGCGACACCTTCACGGAGATCCGGGCGACCGTGCGGAACGTGTCCGCCTTCCCGGCCCGTTCGCTCGAACAGACCTCGGTGCGCTACTGGTTCACCCTCGACGAGGGGGTCGATCCCGAGGGGATCGCCCTGACCTCCGGCTATCACGAGTGCCCGGAGTTGGAGAGCTCGATCGTCCGGGCGGCGGGAGACCTCTACTACGCGGAACTGGCCTGCGCGGGCCGCTCGATCTACCCGGGCGGACAGTCGGCGCACCGGGCCGAGGTGCAGTTCCGGATGACGGGCGGTCCCGGCTGGGATCCGGAGAACGACTGGTCCTATCAGGGGTTGGGGGAGGAACCGGCCGTTTCGTCCTACCTCACGGTCTATGAGAACGACGTTCTTGTTTCGGGAACTGAGCCCGCGGCGGTGGTGGAGCCGTGA
- a CDS encoding lytic polysaccharide monooxygenase auxiliary activity family 9 protein — translation MRKKLLTAATGAGLALATVFATGTTAQGHGYTTSPSSRQQQCAQGAVDNCGAIVWEPQSVEGPKGFPGAGPADGTICSGGNSRFAELDDPRGGNWPATNLSPGQNVTFSWTFTVGHSTSEFDYYITRDGYNPSQPLTRADLEPQPFLTVPLNGAQPGDTQHHQGTVPQKSGRHLILAVWNVADTGNAFYACSDVNL, via the coding sequence ATGCGCAAGAAACTCCTCACCGCCGCGACCGGCGCCGGTCTGGCCCTGGCGACGGTGTTCGCCACGGGCACGACCGCCCAGGGCCACGGCTACACCACCAGCCCGTCGAGTCGCCAACAGCAGTGCGCCCAGGGCGCGGTGGACAACTGTGGCGCGATCGTCTGGGAACCGCAGAGCGTCGAGGGCCCCAAGGGCTTCCCCGGCGCTGGACCCGCCGACGGCACCATCTGCTCCGGCGGCAACAGCCGGTTCGCCGAGCTGGACGACCCCCGTGGCGGCAACTGGCCGGCCACGAACCTCTCCCCCGGCCAGAACGTCACCTTCAGCTGGACCTTCACTGTGGGTCACAGCACCAGCGAGTTCGACTACTACATCACCCGGGACGGGTACAACCCCTCCCAGCCGCTGACCCGGGCGGACCTGGAGCCCCAGCCGTTCCTGACGGTGCCGCTGAACGGGGCTCAGCCCGGCGACACGCAGCATCACCAGGGCACGGTGCCCCAGAAGTCCGGCCGTCATCTCATCCTGGCCGTCTGGAACGTCGCCGACACCGGTAACGCTTTCTACGCCTGCTCGGATGTGAATCTCTGA